Proteins found in one Rhodobium gokarnense genomic segment:
- a CDS encoding DUF2259 domain-containing protein: protein MSRSRYAIVLCAICLVALGAMAPAAWAADAAKRHIFGFSPDGKYFGFEQYGVEDGTGFPYSDIFLIDVEKDVWVKGTPIQQLVRRAGTDLEKVREAARMRAEPFLWRLNVGTKGNHVLADPAEKADAAARFVPLTVPDTDDGAGLGSVRLRLTEFALPAEGCATIDEPTKGFVLVLEDAAGQPIRILEEDKEIPRSRKCPIHYGISDIVVLPRSGEGPALIVIVSIYRYGFEGLDRRFIAIGTTFDLNPTAGPKSEPVEAIPEEVAPEEMAPAAEPADTVTDVPTAPALRLRRGAEQR from the coding sequence ATGAGCCGTTCCCGCTACGCGATCGTTCTTTGCGCGATATGCCTCGTCGCGCTCGGCGCAATGGCGCCCGCAGCCTGGGCGGCGGATGCCGCAAAGCGGCACATTTTCGGCTTTTCCCCCGACGGCAAGTATTTCGGCTTCGAGCAGTACGGCGTCGAGGACGGCACCGGCTTTCCCTATTCCGACATCTTCCTCATCGACGTGGAAAAGGACGTCTGGGTGAAGGGAACGCCCATCCAGCAGCTCGTGCGCCGCGCCGGCACCGACCTGGAAAAGGTCCGCGAGGCCGCCCGCATGCGCGCCGAACCGTTCCTCTGGCGGCTCAACGTCGGCACCAAGGGCAACCATGTGCTCGCTGACCCGGCGGAAAAGGCCGATGCTGCCGCCCGCTTCGTGCCGCTCACCGTGCCGGACACGGACGACGGCGCCGGGCTCGGCAGCGTGCGACTCAGATTGACGGAATTCGCGCTTCCCGCGGAGGGCTGCGCTACCATCGACGAGCCGACGAAGGGCTTCGTGCTGGTGCTGGAGGACGCCGCCGGCCAGCCGATCCGCATCCTGGAAGAGGACAAGGAGATCCCGCGCTCGCGCAAATGCCCGATCCATTACGGCATTTCCGACATCGTCGTGCTGCCGCGCAGCGGCGAGGGCCCGGCCCTCATCGTCATCGTCTCGATCTACCGCTACGGCTTTGAGGGCCTCGACCGGCGCTTCATCGCCATCGGCACCACCTTCGACCTCAACCCGACCGCCGGCCCCAAGTCCGAACCGGTCGAGGCGATACCCGAAGAGGTGGCGCCCGAAGAGATGGCGCCCGCCGCCGAGCCCGCCGATACGGTCACCGACGTGCCGACGGCCCCGGCCCTGCGCCTTCGCCGCGGCGCGGAACAGCGCTGA
- a CDS encoding P1 family peptidase has protein sequence MSPGPRNLITDVPGLAVGNAEDPAAKTGTTVVVFDEPAVASVKVLGGAPGTREAALLEPEQTVDAIDALVLSGGSAFGLDAAGGAMARLAEKGRGFAVGSVRVPIVPTAILFDLMNGGDKGWGMTPPYRDLGITALDSASDEFPLGTAGAGFGATTATLKGGLGSASTVLPSGHTVGALVAVNALGSATIGDTGHFWAAPFEENAEFGGRGWPQPIPENARAIRTKFGARPGTSTTIAIVATDAILTKAGAKRLATAAHDGIARALWPAHTPLDGDLVFAAATGKKPLADPVGDSLILGAAAAATLSRAIARGVFAATAEAGDTLQTWQARFAGA, from the coding sequence ATGTCCCCCGGCCCGCGCAACCTGATCACCGATGTTCCCGGCCTTGCCGTCGGCAATGCGGAGGACCCGGCCGCCAAGACCGGCACCACGGTCGTCGTCTTCGACGAGCCGGCGGTCGCCTCGGTCAAGGTGCTGGGCGGTGCGCCGGGGACGCGCGAGGCGGCGCTCCTGGAGCCGGAACAGACGGTCGACGCTATCGACGCGCTGGTGCTCTCCGGCGGCTCGGCCTTCGGCCTTGATGCGGCCGGCGGGGCCATGGCGCGACTCGCCGAAAAGGGGCGCGGCTTTGCCGTCGGCAGCGTCCGCGTGCCGATCGTGCCGACAGCGATTCTCTTCGATCTCATGAATGGCGGCGACAAGGGCTGGGGCATGACCCCGCCCTATCGCGACCTCGGAATCACGGCGCTCGACTCGGCCTCGGACGAGTTCCCCCTCGGCACGGCAGGCGCCGGCTTCGGTGCAACGACGGCAACTCTGAAGGGCGGCCTCGGCTCGGCCTCCACGGTGCTCCCTTCCGGCCACACGGTCGGCGCCCTCGTCGCCGTCAACGCCCTCGGATCGGCGACCATCGGCGACACCGGCCATTTCTGGGCCGCGCCATTTGAAGAAAACGCAGAATTCGGCGGCCGCGGCTGGCCGCAGCCGATCCCGGAAAACGCCCGCGCGATCCGCACCAAATTCGGAGCAAGGCCGGGCACCAGCACCACCATCGCCATCGTCGCCACCGACGCGATCCTGACCAAGGCCGGGGCCAAGCGTCTCGCCACCGCTGCCCATGACGGCATCGCGCGCGCGCTCTGGCCGGCCCACACGCCGCTCGACGGCGACCTCGTCTTTGCCGCCGCAACCGGCAAGAAGCCGCTCGCCGACCCCGTCGGCGATTCCCTCATCCTCGGAGCCGCCGCCGCAGCGACGCTTTCCCGGGCGATCGCCCGCGGCGTCTTTGCTGCCACGGCCGAGGCTGGCGACACGCTGCAGACCTGGCAGGCCCGCTTCGCCGGGGCTTGA